From Miscanthus floridulus cultivar M001 chromosome 15, ASM1932011v1, whole genome shotgun sequence, the proteins below share one genomic window:
- the LOC136508642 gene encoding pentatricopeptide repeat-containing protein At1g22960, mitochondrial-like yields MLFNIPHCNSQAPVAAAAAVAAVSSIRFSSSSLPALVPPPPPLHEENPFAALLASDPPPPEPLRQVLATGDVHSALRGLPGLARQLFRWAETTPCGFPRSASAFAAVLVPLARANHIRAAYPVSLRALHLGLLLPLVSLLLSAPLSTAPRSLLSLLLRLSTKYSKECKARDATPDTCSTLCLSAFREMASHGVAPDVKDCNRVLRVLRDAARWDDICAVHAEMLQLGIEPSIVTYNTLLDSFLKEGRKDKVDMLLKEMETRGSGCLPNDVTYNVVITGLARKGDLEEAAELVERMRLSKKASSFTYNPLITGLLARGFVKKVDDLQLEMENEGIMPTVVTYNAMIHGLLQSGQIEATQAKFVEMRAMGLLPDVITYNSLLNGYFKAGSLKEALLLYRDLRRAGLAPTVLTYNILIDGYCRLGDLEEARRLKEEMVEQGCLPDVCTYTILMKGSHNARSLAMAREFFDEMLSKGLQPDCFAYNTRICAELTLGAISKAFQLREVMMLEGISSDTVTYNILIDGLCKTGNLKDAKELQMKMVSNGLQPDCITYTCLIHAHCERGLLREARKFFKDMISDGLAPSAVTYTVFIHAYCRRGNLYSAYGWFRKMLVEGVEPNEITYNVLIHALCRTGRTQLAYRHFHEMLERGLVPNKYTYTLLIDGNCKEGNWEDAMRFYFEMHQNSIHPDYLTHKALFNGFDEGHMHHAIEYLENVVLGE; encoded by the coding sequence ATGCTATTCAACATCCCACACTGCAACTCACAAGCTcctgtagccgccgccgccgccgtagcaGCTGTTTCCAGcatccgcttctcctcctcctccctgccgGCGCTGGTTCCGCCGCCTCCGCCCCTGCACGAGGAGAATCCGTTCGCCGCGCTCCTCGCCTCTGACCCCCCACCGCCGGAGCCTCTCCGCCAGGTGCTCGCCACGGGCGACGTCCACTCCGCGCTCCGCGGCCTCCCGGGCCTCGCGCGCCAGTTGTTCCGGTGGGCGGAGACCACCCCGTGTGGCTTCCCCCGCTCCGCCTCCGCGTTCGCCGCCGTCCTCGTCCCGCTCGCCCGAGCCAACCACATCCGGGCTGCCTACCCTGTCTCCCTCCGCGCCCTGcacctcggcctcctcctccccctcgtgTCCCTCCTCCTATCGGCTCCCCTCTCTACCGCCCCACGGTCACTATTGAGCCTCCTCTTACGCTTGTCCACCAAGTACTCAAAGGAATGCAAAGCCCGCGACGCCACGCCCGACACCTGTTCGACGCTGTGCCTGTCCGCCTTCCGCGAGATGGCAAGCCACGGCGTGGCCCCTGACGTTAAAGACTGCAACCGTGTGCTCCGTGTATTGCGTGATGCAGCCAGGTGGGACGACATTTGTGCTGTGCATGCGGAGATGCTCCAGCTCGGGATTGAGCCGAGTATTGTCACATACAATACTTTGCTGGATTCTTTCTTGAAGGAGGGAAGGAAGGACAAGGTTGACATGCTACTGAAGGAGATGGAGACCCGGGGGAGTGGTTGCTTGCCGAACGATGTCACGTACAATGTGGTGATTACTGGGTTGGCTAGGAAAGGTGACCTTGAGGAGGCAGCGGAGCTGGTTGAGCGAATGCGTCTGTCCAAGAAGGCTTCATCCTTCACTTATAATCCACTTATCACTGGGTTGCTTGCAAGGGGCTTTGTCAAAAAGGTTGATGATTTGCAGCTGGAGATGGAGAATGAGGGCATTATGCCTACAGTAGTGACGTACAATGCAATGATCCATGGGCTGCTTCAAAGTGGGCAGATAGAGGCTACACAggcaaagtttgtggaaatgaggGCGATGGGCTTGCTACCAGATGTGATCACCTACAATTCTTTGCTAAATGGGTATTTCAAGGCAGGTAGCTTGAAAGAGGCTCTTTTGTTGTATCGCGATTTGAGGCGTGCAGGGTTAGCACCAACAGTTTTGACATATAACATTCTTATCGATGGTTATTGTAGATTAGGTGATTTAGAGGAAGCCAGGAGATTGAAAGAGGAAATGGTAGAACAGGGTTGTTTGCCTGATGTTTGTACATATACAATTCTCATGAAGGGCTCGCATAATGCGCGTAGCCTTGCTATGGCAAGGGAATTCTTTGATGAGATGCTGAGCAAAGGTTTGCAGCCAGATTGCTTTGCCTATAATACAAGGATTTGTGCAGAGCTAACCCTAGGGGCTATTTCCAAAGCTTTCCAGTTGAGAGAGGTGATGATGTTGGAAGGCATATCTTCTGATACAGTGACATACAATATCCTTATTGATGGACTGTGCAAGACTGGTAACCTGAAAGATGCCAAAGAGCTGCAGATGAAGATGGTCAGTAATGGTTTACAGCCTGATTGTATCACATACACCTGCTTGATTCATGCGCACTGTGAAAGGGGACTCCTAAGAGAAGCAAGAAAATTTTTTAAGGACATGATCTCAGATGGTTTGGCACCCTCAGCTGTGACCTACACTGTTTTTATTCATGCATATTGTAGAAGAGGAAACCTTTATTCAGCGTATGGTTGGTTTCGAAAGATGCTGGTGGAAGGAGTTGAACCTAATGAGATAACATATAATGTCCTCATACATGCATTATGCAGGACGGGCAGAACTCAACTGGCTTATCGTCATTTTCATGAGATGCTAGAAAGGGGATTGGTGCCAAACAAATACACATATACTTTGTTGATAGATGGGAACTGTAAAGAGGGCAACTGGGAAGATGCGATGAGATTCTATTTTGAAATGCATCAGAACAGTATTCATCCAGATTATTTAACACATAAGGCCTTGTTCAACGGATTTGATGAAGGTCACATGCACCATGCAATTGAGTACTTGGAGAATGTCGTTTTGGGTGAATAG
- the LOC136507878 gene encoding ACT domain-containing protein ACR12-like, giving the protein MALAASHHGLLPVAPAATLTPTPSRGHLRFRAARPLPRPARRICCQSINSANALGASSTTSDEAVPVPVVQIDQDSDRDATIVQLSFGDRLGALLDTMKALKDLGLDVTKGSVTTDSAVTQTKFHIMRSGRKVEDPDMLERIRLTIINNLLQYHPESSEKLAMGEFFGIKPPEKKVVVDIATRIVVEDDGPKRSMLYIETADRPGLLLEIIKIIADTNIDVESAEIDTEGLVAKDKFHVSYRGAKLNSSLSQALINCLRYYLRRPETDEDSY; this is encoded by the exons ATGGCGCTCGCCGCCTCCCACCACGGCCTCCTgcccgtcgcccccgccgccaccctTACCCCCACCCCGTCGCGGGGGCACCTGCGCTTCCGCGCCGCACGCCCTCTGCCCCGACCCGCCCGAAG AATTTGTTGCCAATCTATCAACTCAGCTAATGCGTTGGGAGCTTCTTCAACG ACATCTGATGAGGCAGTCCCAGTCCCAGTTGTCCAGATAGATCAAGATTCAGACCGTGATGCAACCATTGTGCAGCTAAGTTTTGGAGATCGTTTGGGGGCACTACTTGATACG ATGAAAGCACTCAAGGACCTTGGCCTTGATGTCACAAAAGGAAGTGTGACAACTGACTCAGCTGTCACACAAACAAAGTTCCACATCATGCGATC TGGACGCAAGGTTGAGGATCCTGACATGTTAGAAAGGATTCGGCTAACCATCATCAACAACCTTCTCCAGTATCATCCT GAATCAAGTGAGAAGTTAGCGATGGGTGAATTTTTTGGGATAAAGCCTCCTGAGAAGAAG GTTGTTGTCGATATTGCAACACGTATAGTTGTTGAAGATGATGGACCCAAAAGAAG CATGCTTTACATAGAGACAGCCGATCGGCCTGGCCTACTTCTTGAGATAATCAAGATCATTGCGGACACAAATATTGATGTGGAATCAGCTGAGATTGATACTGAA GGTTTGGTTGCGAAGGACAAGTTCCATGTGAGTTACAGAGGTGCAAAACTAAACAGCTCCTTATCTCAG GCACTGATCAATTGTCTGCGTTATTACCTCCGAAGGCCTGAGACAGATGAAGACAGTTATTGA